CCCCCTGTAATCGCGCACCACCGCTTGCGCACAGGCATGGAGGTTCCGCGCCCGTGCGTAATAGCCAAGCCCCGCCCAGGCCCGCAGCACGTCATCGAGATCAGCCGAGGCCAGCGCCTCCACCGTCGGCCACTGCGCCACGAATTTGCGGAAATAGGCCTGCACCGCCGCCACGGTGGTTTGCTGCAGCATGATCTCGGACAGCCAAACGAAATAGGGGTCCTGCCGAACCCCGCTGCCGTGGCCCTTCACCCGCCATGGCAGGTCGCGGCCATGGGCGTCATACCAGGCCAGCAGCCGTGCCGCCTGATCTCCCGCCATTTTCAGCCCCTCTTCCGCCATGGTTTGCGCTATGATTCCGCTCCAGAAAGACGGCACTCTCGCACAATGGAAACCCTCGACAAGCATTTCCGCACCCTCACCAAAGCCGTGTTTGAAAAGCACGGCTTCCAGAGCGCTGACCTGTTGAGCCACTGGGCGGACATCGTCGGCACGGAGACGGCAGCACTCGCCGTCCCCGAGCGCATCTCCTGGAGCCGCCCCACGAACAAGGGCGAGACCCCGAGCGGCACGCTGACGCTGAAATCCGCGCCGGGCCGCGCCCTTGATGTTCAGTACAAGGCCGATCTCATCCGTGAGCGGATCAACGCCTATCTCGGTCACGCCGCCATCGTGCGGATCAAGGTGCTGCCGGGAGCGGCCACTCTTGCGCCTGCGCCAAAGCCCATCGCCGCAACGGCCCCGGCGGAGCCTCCGCCACCCGCCATCGCCGCCCTCGAAGATGACGCGCTGAAGCAGGCTTTGAGCCGCTTAAGCGTTGGAATCCGCAGCGAAAAACCACGTTCTCCACAGGGGCAATAGGGCCATGGCCTCTGCCCGCAACATCAGTTAGGACAGTCTCATGACACAGATCTCCCGCCGTCTTCTTCTGGGCAGCGTCGCCGCCGCCGCCCTGCTCCCCGCCACGGCCATGGCGCAGGATGCACCTGACCTTTCCAAGCTCGGAGAGCCGCCGGCCCATGGCGAAATCGCCGAAGGCGCCGCCGATGCCAAGGTCACCATCATTGAATATGCCTCAGCCAGCTGCCCCCATTGCGCGGCCTTCTACACGGACGTCTATCCGGCCCTGAAGAAGGACTACATCGACACCGGCAAGGTGCGTTTCATCTTCCGCGAATTCCCGCACAATGACGCGGGCCTCGGCGGCTTCATGGTGGCCCGCTGTGCGGCACCCGACAAATACATGAACGTGGTGGGCGTGCTCTTCAAGACGCAGGCCACCTGGATGCCGAACCCGCTGGAAGGCCTCAAGGCCATCGCCCAGCAGGCGGGCCTCACCGAGCAGGCTTTCAACGACTGCATCAAGAACGTCGATGTCGCCAAGAAGATCCTGGATGAACGCAAGCGCGCCGAGAGCTTTGGCGTCACCGGCATTCCCACGATCTTCATCAAGGGCGCCAGCGAGCCGGCATTCAAGCGCTTCGAAGGCGACCACACCATTGAGGCCTTGAAGGCCGTGATCGACCCGCTGCTCGGCTGAGCAGCGGCGTTCGAGCGTTAAGGGGAACGGGGCAATCATGAAGTTCACGCGGCTGAGGCTCACAGGCTTCAAGTCATTCGTGGAACCGACCGAACTGGTCATCGAGCCGGGCTTGACCGGCATCGTGGGCCCGAACGGCTGCGGTAAATCGAACCTGCTGGAAGCGCTCCGCTGGGCCATGGGTGAAAACTCATACAAGTCCATGCGCGCCTCCGGCATGGAGGACGTGATCTTCTCCGGTACCACCCAGCGCCCGGCGCGCAACATGGCGGAAGTGCTGATCACGCTCACCAACGATGATCGCACCGCACCCCCCGCCTTCAACGATTCCGAACTGCTGGAGGTGAGCCGCGCCATCATCCGTGACGATGGCTCGACCTATCGCGTCAACGGCCGCGAAGTGCGCGCCCGCGACGTGCAGTTGCTCTTTGCCGATGCCTCCACGGGGTCGCGCTCCCCCGCACTCGTGCGTCAGGGTCAGATCGCCGAGATCATCAACGCCAAGCCGCAGGCCCGCCGCCTCATCCTGGAAGAAGCCGCCGGCATCACCGGCCTTCACACCCGCCGCCATGAGGCGGAACTGAAGCTGAAGGCCGCCGAGATGAACCTCGCCCGGCTCGACGACGTGACGGCGCAGTTGGAAAGCCAATTGAACAGCCTGAAGCGCCAGGCGCGGCAGGCCCAGAAATACAAGCAGGTCTCCGCCGAAATCCGCAAGCTCGAAGCAGCCGGACTGTTCGTGGCCTGGCGCGATGCCTCGGCCGAAGTCACCCGTGACACGGGCCTCCTCGAAGAGGCAACCCGCCTCCTCGC
The nucleotide sequence above comes from Hyphomicrobiales bacterium. Encoded proteins:
- a CDS encoding DsbA family protein, with translation MTQISRRLLLGSVAAAALLPATAMAQDAPDLSKLGEPPAHGEIAEGAADAKVTIIEYASASCPHCAAFYTDVYPALKKDYIDTGKVRFIFREFPHNDAGLGGFMVARCAAPDKYMNVVGVLFKTQATWMPNPLEGLKAIAQQAGLTEQAFNDCIKNVDVAKKILDERKRAESFGVTGIPTIFIKGASEPAFKRFEGDHTIEALKAVIDPLLG
- a CDS encoding DUF721 domain-containing protein, producing the protein METLDKHFRTLTKAVFEKHGFQSADLLSHWADIVGTETAALAVPERISWSRPTNKGETPSGTLTLKSAPGRALDVQYKADLIRERINAYLGHAAIVRIKVLPGAATLAPAPKPIAATAPAEPPPPAIAALEDDALKQALSRLSVGIRSEKPRSPQGQ